In Microcaecilia unicolor chromosome 1, aMicUni1.1, whole genome shotgun sequence, the following are encoded in one genomic region:
- the AEN gene encoding apoptosis-enhancing nuclease isoform X2, translating into MERLQSEVDVPLPMSGIGSRRLVHGVLGSSESDLDLQNSGSAQKRKKKKCRKHQRFLDHRALLRQRRLLNPRVETQNHLGRSDPTGASKSFVFIDNKDPVENRYCIKSANSTPEKERGKLNMLKEVLSCSLPRVQHIPLNSQGDDSGLSTMPSSSTSSRPSSPCSWQNPVKCVAIDCEMVGTGPGGKISELARCSVVSYSSDVIYDKYIKPMRPIVDYRTRWSGITERHMRDAVPFQVAQKEIRKILKGKMVVGHALHHDFHVLKYSHPRAKTRDTSRAPWLNQKAGLPSKATTSLKVLAWQLLHRRIQVGKAGHSSVEDALTSLDLYKLVEVEWEQDVVSTFLSSSSSTFPGDSCSDSDHYMEDRYWPEDLSEDCK; encoded by the exons ATGGAAAGATTGCAATCGGAAGTTGATGTCCCTTTGCCGATGAGTGGGATTGGATCTCGCAGACTGGTTCATGGGGTTCTCGGTTCCTCCGAATCGGATCTTGATCTCCAAAATAGTGGTTCTGCACAGAAACGCAAGAAGAAAAAGTGCCGAAAACACCAGCGTTTCTTAGATCACAGAGCTCTCCTCCGGCAGAGAAGGCTGTTGAACCCCCGAGTGGAAACGCAAAACCATTTAGGGCGTTCTGACCCGACAGGAGCGTCCAAATCATTTGTTTTCATAGATAACAAAGATCCAGTAGAGAACCGCTATTGTATCAAATCAGCCAACAGCACCCCAGAAAAAGAACGTGGAAAGTTAAATATGCTGAAAGAAGTTCTGTCATGTTCTTTGCCACGTGTCCAGCACATACCTTTAAATTCTCAGGGTGATGACAGTGGGTTATCTACTATGCCAAGTAGTTCAACATCTAGCAGGCCCTCTTCACCATGCTCTTGGCAGAACCCAGTAAAGTGTGTTGCCATTGACTGTGAGATGGTCGGCACTGGCCCTGGTGGTAAGATTAGTGAATTGGCCCGATGCAGTGTGGTAAGCTACAGCAGTGATGTCATATATGACAAATATATTAAACCAATGAGGCCCATTGTGGACTACAGAACTCGTTGGAGCGGGATCACGGAAAGGCACATGAGAGACGCAGTCCCATTCCAGGTGGCACAGAAAGAG ATCCGGAAGATTCTGAAGGGTAAAATGGTGGTAGGGCATGCACTCCACCACGATTTCCACGTTCTCAAGTATTCTCATCCCAGGGCAAAGACGAGAGACACTAGCAGAGCCCCCTGGTTGAACCAAAAGGCAGGACTTCCTTCAAAAGCCACCACTTCCCTTAAAGTCCTGGCTTGGCAACTGCTTCACAGAAGAATTCAG GTTGGGAAAGCTGGCCACTCCTCTGTAGAAGATGCTTTAACGTCCTTAGATCTGTACAAACTGGTGGAG GTGGAATGGGAACAGGATGTTGTCAGTACCTTCCTGTCTAGTTCCTCAAGCACCTTCCCAGGAGATAGCTGCTCCGACAGTGACCACTACATGGAGGACCGGTACTGGCCCGAAGACTTGAGTGAAGATTGCAAATAG
- the AEN gene encoding apoptosis-enhancing nuclease isoform X1, which yields MERLQSEVDVPLPMSGIGSRRLVHGVLGSSESDLDLQNSGSAQKRKKKKCRKHQRFLDHRALLRQRRLLNPRVETQNHLGRSDPTGASKSFVFIDNKDPVENRYCIKSANSTPEKERGKLNMLKEVLSCSLPRVQHIPLNSQGDDSGLSTMPSSSTSSRPSSPCSWQNPVKCVAIDCEMVGTGPGGKISELARCSVVSYSSDVIYDKYIKPMRPIVDYRTRWSGITERHMRDAVPFQVAQKEIRKILKGKMVVGHALHHDFHVLKYSHPRAKTRDTSRAPWLNQKAGLPSKATTSLKVLAWQLLHRRIQVGKAGHSSVEDALTSLDLYKLVEVEWEQDVVSTFLSSSSSTFPGDSCSDSDHYMEDRYWPEDLSEDCK from the exons ATGGAAAGATTGCAATCGGAAGTTGATGTCCCTTTGCCGATGAGTGGGATTGGATCTCGCAGACTGGTTCATGGGGTTCTCGGTTCCTCCGAATCGGATCTTGATCTCCAAAATAGTGGTTCTGCACAGAAACGCAAGAAGAAAAAGTGCCGAAAACACCAGCGTTTCTTAGATCACAGAGCTCTCCTCCGGCAGAGAAGGCTGTTGAACCCCCGAGTGGAAACGCAAAACCATTTAGGGCGTTCTGACCCGACAGGAGCGTCCAAATCATTTGTTTTCATAGATAACAAAGATCCAGTAGAGAACCGCTATTGTATCAAATCAGCCAACAGCACCCCAGAAAAAGAACGTGGAAAGTTAAATATGCTGAAAGAAGTTCTGTCATGTTCTTTGCCACGTGTCCAGCACATACCTTTAAATTCTCAGGGTGATGACAGTGGGTTATCTACTATGCCAAGTAGTTCAACATCTAGCAGGCCCTCTTCACCATGCTCTTGGCAGAACCCAGTAAAGTGTGTTGCCATTGACTGTGAGATGGTCGGCACTGGCCCTGGTGGTAAGATTAGTGAATTGGCCCGATGCAGTGTGGTAAGCTACAGCAGTGATGTCATATATGACAAATATATTAAACCAATGAGGCCCATTGTGGACTACAGAACTCGTTGGAGCGGGATCACGGAAAGGCACATGAGAGACGCAGTCCCATTCCAGGTGGCACAGAAAGAG ATCCGGAAGATTCTGAAGGGTAAAATGGTGGTAGGGCATGCACTCCACCACGATTTCCACGTTCTCAAGTATTCTCATCCCAGGGCAAAGACGAGAGACACTAGCAGAGCCCCCTGGTTGAACCAAAAGGCAGGACTTCCTTCAAAAGCCACCACTTCCCTTAAAGTCCTGGCTTGGCAACTGCTTCACAGAAGAATTCAG GTTGGGAAAGCTGGCCACTCCTCTGTAGAAGATGCTTTAACGTCCTTAGATCTGTACAAACTGGTGGAGGTGGAATGGGAACAGGATGTTGTCAGTACCTTCCTGTCTAGTTCCTCAAGCACCTTCCCAGGAGATAGCTGCTCAGATAGTGACCACTACATGGAGGACCGGTACTGGCCCGAAGACTTGAGTGAAGATTGCAAATAG